One Actinomycetes bacterium DNA window includes the following coding sequences:
- a CDS encoding GPW/gp25 family protein → MTDDARRFLGQGWAFPVAVDGTGEIALASYDEDIRQAVLVVLQTDYDERVMHADFGANLSATLFQPITSTTAALVRHQVELALVEWEPRIDSVNVSVVPSPPDGRLDI, encoded by the coding sequence GTGACCGACGACGCGCGCAGGTTCCTGGGTCAGGGCTGGGCCTTCCCGGTGGCCGTTGACGGCACCGGAGAGATCGCCCTGGCGAGCTACGACGAGGACATTAGGCAGGCAGTGCTCGTTGTCCTGCAGACCGACTACGACGAGCGCGTTATGCACGCGGATTTCGGCGCGAACCTTTCGGCAACGCTGTTCCAGCCGATCACCTCGACGACCGCCGCCCTGGTCCGGCACCAGGTCGAACTGGCGCTCGTCGAATGGGAGCCGCGGATCGATTCGGTCAACGTCTCCGTCGTGCCGAGCCCACCCGACGGCCGGTTGGACATCAT